One window from the genome of Paraneptunicella aestuarii encodes:
- a CDS encoding protein-glutamate methylesterase/protein-glutamine glutaminase yields the protein MPYKVLVVDDSTFFRRRVREILEQDPKLEVVGEAKNGQEAVQMVRELDPDVITMDVEMPIMDGITAVKEIMNQHPVPIIMFSSLTYEGAQATLDALEAGALDFLPKKFEDIARDRKEVIELLQSRVRALGLRKGTIGRFRRAPELAFTPGKTKATRTFIRSDSLADTGRDIFSSRHKRYQLLAIGTSTGGPVALQTILTEIPATFSYPIILVQHMPGTFTSAFAERLNQMCQIKVKEAADGDVLRPGVAYLAPGGKQMLVKGTPSNPRISITDSNIHDSMTYKPSVDLTFDSLADVYGGDVLGIILTGMGADGREGCRKLKDKGARIWAQDEQSCVVYGMPQAVAKANIAERSIALSEMADSIKREM from the coding sequence ATGCCTTATAAGGTGTTGGTCGTTGATGATTCCACTTTCTTTCGAAGACGAGTTCGAGAGATTTTGGAGCAGGATCCAAAGTTAGAAGTTGTCGGTGAAGCTAAAAACGGTCAAGAAGCCGTTCAGATGGTGCGGGAGCTTGATCCTGACGTCATTACTATGGATGTTGAAATGCCGATAATGGATGGAATTACGGCTGTTAAGGAAATAATGAATCAACATCCGGTTCCCATCATTATGTTTTCCTCGCTGACCTACGAAGGTGCTCAAGCTACGTTAGATGCACTTGAAGCTGGAGCTTTGGACTTTCTGCCTAAAAAGTTTGAGGACATTGCCCGAGACCGTAAAGAAGTTATTGAACTGCTGCAATCGCGTGTCAGAGCTTTAGGTTTACGCAAAGGTACTATTGGTCGATTCAGGCGAGCGCCCGAGTTGGCATTTACTCCGGGCAAGACCAAGGCAACCCGAACATTCATTCGTTCTGACAGTTTGGCTGATACAGGACGAGATATTTTTTCCAGCCGCCATAAGCGTTATCAGCTGTTAGCGATTGGTACATCGACGGGTGGCCCAGTTGCCTTACAAACTATTTTGACTGAAATTCCTGCGACTTTTTCATATCCTATTATATTAGTGCAACACATGCCGGGTACGTTCACATCGGCATTTGCTGAGCGTTTGAACCAAATGTGTCAGATTAAAGTGAAAGAAGCTGCTGATGGTGATGTATTACGCCCGGGGGTTGCTTATCTTGCTCCTGGAGGAAAACAGATGTTGGTAAAAGGGACGCCTTCCAATCCCAGAATCAGCATTACGGATTCCAACATCCATGATAGTATGACGTACAAACCCAGCGTTGACCTGACTTTCGATTCTTTAGCGGATGTTTATGGTGGAGATGTCTTGGGTATTATACTGACTGGAATGGGGGCTGATGGACGAGAAGGGTGTCGAAAATTGAAGGATAAAGGAGCCAGGATTTGGGCTCAAGATGAGCAATCCTGTGTGGTTTATGGGATGCCCCAAGCTGTCGCCAAGGCTAATATTGCTGAGCGTAGCATAGCCTTGTCTGAAATGGCTGATTCCATTAAAAGAGAGATGTAA